GGTCCATCTCGAAGCGCGCAAGACAGAAACCAAGCGAGGCCGTAGCGAGGAATTCGACGAAGCCGGCTCTGGAGCGATTGTGGCAATCGATGGCCGGAACTACGTCGTCACCAACCGGCATGTCGTCTTCGGTGCCAAAGAGTCGCAAGTCACGATCCGCCTGAACGACGGTCGCGAACTCAACCCGATCCGGATCGTCAGCGATCCCAGTACCGACGTGGCGATCATGGAGATCCGTGGGGAAGATCTGGAAATCGCCCAACTCGGCGACAGCGATCTTGTCGATATCGGCGACTTTGTCCTCGCGATCGGCAGCCCCTTTGGCCTCAGCCACTCGGTCACCTTCGGTATCATCAGCGCCAAGGGACGTCGCGACCTGACCTTGGGTGAAGAACGGATTGAACTGCAGGACTTCTTTCAAACCGACGCTGCCATCAACCCCGGCAACAGCGGTGGCCCGTTGTTGAATCTTCAAGGGGAAGTGATCGGTCTCAACACCGCGATCGCCAGCAGCAGCGGCGGTAGCGAGGGGATCGGTTTTGCAATTCCGATCAACATGGTGATGCTGGTGGCCCGCCAACTTGCCACTACCGGACGACTGCAGCGATCCTACCTAGGGGTTTCACTGGACCCTGACTTTGGCCCCAAGACAGCCACTCGGTTGGGTG
Above is a genomic segment from Rosistilla ulvae containing:
- a CDS encoding S1C family serine protease, coding for MNLSRWILAVAIICGSTSSTFAQLQPASLVNDRPSPRPEVDIPGQIAVLQSMSRVVKHVARTAKPCVVHLEARKTETKRGRSEEFDEAGSGAIVAIDGRNYVVTNRHVVFGAKESQVTIRLNDGRELNPIRIVSDPSTDVAIMEIRGEDLEIAQLGDSDLVDIGDFVLAIGSPFGLSHSVTFGIISAKGRRDLTLGEERIELQDFFQTDAAINPGNSGGPLLNLQGEVIGLNTAIASSSGGSEGIGFAIPINMVMLVARQLATTGRLQRSYLGVSLDPDFGPKTATRLGVRRPRGALVKKVTPNSPAAQGRLQHDDLIQSFNGVEIEDDDHLVNQVGLTPIGQEVAVVLLREGKQYQTKLTVTARP